From the genome of Hymenobacter cellulosilyticus, one region includes:
- a CDS encoding glycosyltransferase family 2 protein, which translates to MDLSVIIPIYNEEANIPALYTRLGGVLDPMGVRYEFIFINDGSRDKSLTLVQNLAARDSRVRYIDFSRNFGHQIAVTAGLDLAAGQTVVIIDADLQDPPELIPQLYAKLQEGYEVVYAKRRSRQGESAAKKLTAKLFYRLLASITSISIPVDTGDFRIISRKVVDALKQMPEQNKFIRGQISWIGYRQTYIEYDRAERAGGETGYTYRKMIRLALDGITGFSDAPLKAATISGFIVSGIAFLVMLYTLYSRFVTHDYQPGWASLMISILFLGGVQLIAVGIIGEYIARLSANVRQRPLYIISDTNIPVGPAATAPVAEPTR; encoded by the coding sequence GTGGATCTCTCCGTCATCATTCCCATCTACAACGAAGAAGCCAACATCCCGGCGCTGTATACGCGCCTGGGCGGCGTGCTGGACCCGATGGGCGTGCGGTATGAGTTTATTTTTATCAACGACGGCTCCCGGGATAAGTCGCTGACGCTGGTGCAGAACCTAGCCGCCCGCGACTCCCGGGTGCGCTACATCGACTTCAGCCGCAACTTCGGCCACCAGATTGCCGTCACGGCCGGCCTGGACCTGGCCGCGGGCCAAACAGTTGTAATTATTGATGCGGACCTGCAGGACCCGCCCGAACTGATTCCGCAGCTTTACGCCAAGCTACAGGAAGGCTACGAGGTAGTGTATGCCAAGCGCCGCTCCCGGCAGGGCGAAAGCGCTGCTAAAAAGCTCACCGCCAAGCTATTTTACCGCCTGCTGGCCAGCATCACCAGCATTTCGATTCCGGTAGATACCGGCGACTTCCGCATCATTTCGCGTAAGGTGGTGGATGCCCTGAAGCAGATGCCGGAGCAGAACAAGTTTATTCGCGGCCAGATTTCCTGGATTGGCTACCGCCAAACCTACATCGAATACGACCGAGCCGAGCGGGCCGGCGGCGAAACAGGCTACACCTACCGCAAGATGATCCGGCTGGCTCTGGACGGTATAACCGGCTTCTCTGACGCGCCTCTGAAAGCAGCCACCATCAGCGGCTTTATCGTGTCGGGCATTGCGTTTCTGGTGATGCTCTACACGCTGTACTCACGCTTCGTGACCCACGATTATCAGCCGGGCTGGGCCTCACTGATGATCAGCATCCTGTTTTTGGGCGGCGTACAGCTCATTGCCGTCGGCATCATTGGCGAGTACATTGCCCGCCTGAGCGCCAATGTGCGGCAGCGGCCCCTCTACATCATTTCCGACACCAACATTCCAGTTGGGCCCGCAGCTACCGCGCCCGTGGCAGAACCCACCCGCTAA
- a CDS encoding ArnT family glycosyltransferase yields MKLSFLDGHTVPRWFWPLVLGLNLLLHLPFFNQPPNSVHVWRQSNTMAVARNLYEEDMNLLRPRVDRRNESDGVTGMQFPSYEWLVAMGYQALGFHEAIPRVVTWLIFAGGVLAFFALVQRLSGSRWLAAVGAWGLSWSPELFYHSINALPDVLALSASIAGLFYFLRWYQERRPLDFWLSLLLTTLAGLTKLQYLVIGFPIAVLILRDLWQRRLSWRRDALPLLVFAVVTVGCTLAWYAYAVRLIETSGLADFGLELRPATDVAVAIKTLTHNLISDIPELLINYGNFGLLVLGLVAVVRGGYVRRYWFGPLLAWALALLAYHLIELRQMSVHQYYMLPYLPVLFLLVVVGAGWLAQKPKWRWALALLLVAQPVLAFVRIAPARWMGGAREVPTELFDAATRAELDNAVPDSALCVVGPDESGCKYFYFLHKKGFGYNESAQLFEPVAGGQPYLANCIHRGAQYLYTNDTTLLTQDPRLQPYVARTVKQVGDFRVLALRPAVSAPDSTSAR; encoded by the coding sequence ATGAAACTTTCTTTTCTGGATGGTCACACGGTACCGCGCTGGTTTTGGCCGCTGGTGCTGGGCCTGAACCTGCTGCTGCACCTGCCGTTTTTCAACCAGCCGCCCAACAGCGTGCACGTGTGGCGCCAAAGCAACACGATGGCCGTGGCCCGCAACCTCTACGAGGAAGACATGAACCTGCTGCGCCCCCGCGTAGACCGGCGCAACGAGTCGGACGGCGTAACGGGCATGCAGTTTCCGAGCTACGAGTGGCTCGTGGCCATGGGCTACCAGGCACTGGGCTTCCACGAAGCCATTCCGCGGGTTGTGACCTGGCTGATTTTTGCCGGCGGCGTGCTGGCGTTTTTCGCCCTGGTGCAGCGCCTGTCGGGCTCCCGCTGGCTGGCCGCCGTGGGCGCCTGGGGTTTGAGCTGGAGCCCGGAGTTGTTCTACCACAGCATCAACGCTCTGCCCGACGTGCTGGCCTTATCGGCGTCCATAGCGGGTTTGTTCTACTTTCTGCGCTGGTACCAGGAGCGCCGGCCCCTGGATTTCTGGCTGAGCTTGTTGCTGACCACCCTGGCCGGCCTGACCAAGCTGCAGTACCTGGTTATCGGCTTTCCCATTGCCGTACTCATCCTGCGCGACCTGTGGCAGCGCCGCCTCAGCTGGCGCCGCGACGCGCTGCCGCTGCTGGTCTTTGCCGTTGTCACGGTGGGCTGCACGCTGGCTTGGTACGCCTATGCCGTGCGCCTGATTGAAACCTCCGGCCTGGCCGACTTTGGCTTGGAGCTGCGCCCCGCCACCGACGTAGCCGTGGCCATCAAAACCCTGACCCACAACCTGATTTCCGACATTCCCGAGCTGCTGATCAACTACGGCAACTTCGGTTTGCTGGTGTTGGGTTTGGTGGCTGTGGTTCGGGGTGGCTACGTGCGCCGCTACTGGTTTGGGCCGCTGCTGGCCTGGGCCTTGGCGTTGCTGGCGTATCATCTTATCGAGCTGCGCCAGATGAGTGTACACCAGTACTACATGCTGCCCTACCTGCCGGTGCTGTTTCTGCTGGTGGTAGTGGGGGCGGGGTGGTTGGCGCAAAAACCCAAATGGCGCTGGGCGTTGGCCTTGCTGCTGGTTGCCCAGCCGGTGCTGGCCTTCGTGCGCATCGCGCCGGCCCGCTGGATGGGTGGAGCCCGCGAAGTACCCACCGAGCTGTTCGACGCCGCTACCCGGGCCGAGCTGGACAACGCCGTGCCCGACTCCGCGTTGTGCGTGGTCGGCCCCGATGAGTCGGGCTGCAAGTACTTTTACTTCTTGCACAAGAAAGGCTTCGGCTACAACGAAAGCGCCCAGCTGTTTGAGCCCGTGGCCGGCGGCCAGCCATATTTGGCCAACTGCATTCATCGCGGCGCCCAGTACCTGTATACCAACGACACCACGCTGCTGACCCAGGACCCGCGCCTGCAGCCCTACGTGGCCCGCACCGTCAAGCAGGTCGGCGACTTCCGGGTGCTGGCCCTGCGCCCAGCCGTTTCCGCTCCTGATTCAACCTCGGCCCGATGA
- a CDS encoding aldehyde dehydrogenase → MLTSHPAPPAMFQLQNFINGQFVPPVNGRYLDNVEPATGQVYSQIPDSDAADVAQAVAAAQAAFPAWRALSAEKRGRLLVRIAELIERDLERLAQAESQDNGKPVALARTVDIPRAASNFAFFGTGIGHFSSESHFQEGQSLNYTVRHPLGVVGCISPWNLPLYLFTWKIAPALAAGNCVVAKPSEITPATAYWLGELCQEAGLPAGVLNIVHGTGPGAGQAIVEHPAIKAISFTGGTKTGEHIARTAAPMFKKLSLELGGKNPNLIFADCDLAAAVSTSIQSSFANQGQICLCGSRIFIERPIYEQFKELFLARVAGLTVGDPQVETSRQGALVSEAHLNKVLSYIELARQEGGTLLTGGQRVQVPGRCAEGFFLQPTVFEGLAPDCRTNREEIFGPVVTLTPFDTEEEALSWANGTDYGLSATVWTTDLNRAHRVAHQLHAGVVWINTWLLRDLRTPFGGMKNSGVGREGGLEALRFFTEPRTSASSFSGPYLSLLALRQLPQKASETEPGG, encoded by the coding sequence TTGCTGACGTCTCACCCCGCGCCACCCGCCATGTTCCAACTCCAGAATTTCATCAACGGCCAGTTCGTACCGCCCGTCAACGGCCGCTACCTCGACAACGTGGAACCCGCCACCGGGCAGGTCTACAGCCAGATTCCGGATTCCGACGCGGCCGACGTAGCACAGGCCGTGGCCGCCGCCCAGGCCGCGTTTCCGGCCTGGCGGGCTTTATCAGCCGAAAAGCGGGGCCGGCTGCTGGTGCGCATTGCGGAGCTGATTGAGCGGGATTTGGAGCGGCTGGCCCAGGCCGAAAGCCAGGACAACGGCAAGCCCGTGGCCTTGGCCCGCACCGTCGACATTCCGCGGGCGGCCAGCAACTTCGCCTTTTTCGGCACCGGCATCGGCCACTTTTCCTCCGAAAGCCACTTTCAGGAAGGTCAATCTTTAAACTATACGGTGCGTCACCCGCTGGGCGTGGTGGGCTGTATTTCGCCCTGGAACCTGCCGCTGTACTTGTTTACCTGGAAAATTGCCCCGGCCCTGGCCGCTGGCAACTGCGTGGTAGCCAAGCCTTCCGAAATCACGCCGGCCACGGCTTACTGGCTGGGTGAGCTATGCCAGGAGGCGGGCTTACCGGCGGGAGTGCTCAACATTGTGCACGGCACCGGGCCGGGCGCGGGGCAGGCCATTGTGGAGCATCCGGCCATCAAGGCCATCAGCTTTACGGGCGGCACCAAAACCGGGGAGCATATTGCCCGCACGGCCGCACCGATGTTCAAAAAGCTGTCCTTGGAGCTGGGCGGCAAGAATCCCAACCTGATTTTTGCCGACTGCGACCTGGCCGCGGCCGTGAGTACCAGCATTCAGTCGAGCTTTGCCAACCAGGGTCAGATCTGCCTCTGCGGCTCCCGCATCTTTATCGAGCGGCCCATCTACGAGCAGTTTAAGGAGCTGTTCCTGGCCCGCGTGGCCGGCCTCACCGTCGGCGACCCGCAAGTGGAAACTTCCCGGCAAGGCGCTCTGGTCAGCGAAGCACACCTGAACAAAGTCTTGTCCTACATCGAGCTGGCCCGGCAGGAAGGCGGCACGCTGCTGACCGGCGGGCAGCGCGTGCAGGTGCCCGGCCGCTGCGCCGAGGGTTTCTTTCTGCAGCCCACCGTGTTTGAAGGCCTGGCACCCGACTGCCGCACCAACCGGGAGGAAATATTCGGCCCGGTCGTCACGCTCACACCCTTCGATACCGAGGAAGAAGCCTTGAGCTGGGCTAACGGCACCGACTACGGCCTTTCCGCCACCGTCTGGACCACCGATTTGAACCGCGCCCACCGCGTAGCTCACCAGCTACATGCCGGCGTGGTCTGGATTAACACCTGGCTCTTGCGCGACCTGCGCACGCCATTCGGGGGCATGAAAAACTCGGGCGTGGGCCGGGAAGGCGGGCTGGAAGCCCTACGCTTTTTCACTGAGCCCAGAACGTCTGCGTCAAGCTTTAGCGGGCCTTACCTCTCCCTCCTGGCTCTGCGTCAGCTGCCGCAAAAGGCGTCAGAAACGGAGCCCGGCGGCTGA